The Corynebacterium suranareeae genome window below encodes:
- a CDS encoding glycoside hydrolase family 15 protein, whose product MNIPGATTQTNIPLDTLLEDYALLSDTHTGALLSNMGSLDWLCLPRFDSQAMFTRLLGDREHGHWSLRVPGGEVISQNYLGDSFVVQTVWRSETGTARVVDFMPIHGQEQPDITDLVRSVHCVEGEVDVESILRLRFDYGESTPYFRTSTVDDISIVQAVAGPNAVYVRGPEMPHRSAKDCHSGNFHLTAGESLEWVLTWAPSFEPHPPMPDYTRSLESTLNFWASWVDELPHQRLYDAEVRRSMLVLRALTDLQTGGIVAAPTTSLPEDFGGIRNWDYRYVWLRDSALTIEALVEYGFSQAALQWRTWLLRAIAGDPENLRIMYGLGGERHLPERELHHLRGYENSRPVRVGNGAAEQYQADVVGEVMVALETIRRAGCAEDEFSWGMQKAILEFQEANFDRKDQGIWEMRSEPQFFTHGRAMMWAGFDRGIKAVEEYDLDGPVERWRELRAQLREEIMEHGYNEDIQSFTQCYDNTQVDASLLQLAQIGFIGFNDPKMLSTVARIEQELLDDHGFLHRYHTDGSDGLTGDEYPFLICSFWLVEQYARSNRLEEAKEKMDAILAVQSPLGLLAEEYSTQHGRLAGNYPQAFSHIGLISAARAINFEEARNR is encoded by the coding sequence ATGAACATTCCTGGTGCTACGACACAGACCAACATCCCTCTGGACACACTTCTTGAGGATTACGCGCTACTGTCAGACACTCACACCGGCGCTCTGCTGTCCAACATGGGCAGTTTGGACTGGTTGTGCCTGCCTCGTTTTGATTCCCAAGCCATGTTCACCAGGCTGCTTGGTGATCGCGAGCACGGACACTGGAGTTTGCGTGTCCCAGGTGGTGAGGTGATCAGCCAAAACTACCTCGGCGATTCCTTCGTGGTGCAGACCGTGTGGCGCTCAGAGACCGGTACTGCCCGGGTTGTTGATTTCATGCCGATTCACGGTCAAGAACAACCCGATATCACCGACCTGGTGCGCTCTGTGCACTGCGTGGAAGGCGAAGTGGATGTGGAATCGATCCTGCGCCTGCGTTTTGATTACGGCGAGTCCACCCCATATTTCCGCACGAGCACAGTCGATGACATCAGCATCGTGCAGGCAGTCGCCGGTCCCAACGCCGTGTATGTTCGAGGCCCTGAAATGCCACACCGTTCAGCGAAAGATTGTCACAGTGGCAATTTTCATTTAACCGCGGGTGAATCCTTAGAGTGGGTTCTAACTTGGGCACCTTCATTTGAGCCGCACCCACCTATGCCTGATTACACCCGCTCTTTGGAGAGCACCTTGAACTTCTGGGCATCATGGGTTGATGAGCTCCCCCACCAGCGCCTCTACGACGCTGAAGTCCGCCGCTCCATGCTCGTACTGCGCGCCTTGACCGATCTACAAACCGGTGGCATCGTGGCCGCACCGACCACCTCACTACCAGAAGATTTCGGTGGTATCCGCAACTGGGATTACCGATATGTGTGGCTGCGTGACTCTGCGCTAACCATTGAAGCCCTCGTTGAATACGGTTTTTCCCAAGCCGCACTGCAGTGGCGCACCTGGTTGCTGCGCGCGATTGCCGGTGATCCAGAAAACCTCCGCATCATGTACGGCCTCGGCGGGGAACGCCACCTGCCTGAACGCGAACTCCACCACCTGCGAGGTTACGAAAATTCCAGGCCTGTTCGCGTTGGCAACGGTGCAGCCGAACAGTACCAGGCCGATGTGGTTGGTGAAGTCATGGTTGCGTTGGAAACTATCCGTCGCGCCGGGTGTGCTGAGGATGAGTTTTCGTGGGGCATGCAAAAAGCCATCCTTGAATTCCAGGAAGCCAACTTTGATCGCAAGGATCAAGGCATTTGGGAAATGCGCTCGGAACCACAATTTTTCACCCACGGGCGCGCCATGATGTGGGCGGGTTTTGACCGTGGCATCAAGGCCGTCGAGGAATACGACCTTGACGGTCCCGTCGAGCGCTGGCGTGAACTCCGCGCACAGCTACGCGAAGAAATTATGGAGCACGGCTACAACGAAGACATCCAATCGTTTACCCAGTGCTACGACAACACCCAGGTCGATGCCTCGTTGTTGCAGCTCGCTCAAATCGGCTTCATTGGGTTCAACGATCCAAAAATGCTCAGCACCGTAGCACGCATTGAACAAGAGCTTCTCGACGACCACGGCTTCCTTCATCGGTACCACACCGACGGATCTGACGGCCTCACCGGCGACGAATACCCCTTCCTCATCTGTTCATTCTGGCTGGTTGAACAATACGCTCGTTCCAACCGATTGGAAGAAGCCAAAGAGAAAATGGATGCTATCTTAGCTGTCCAAAGCCCTTTGGGATTGCTGGCAGAAGAGTACTCCACCCAGCATGGCCGACTAGCCGGAAACTATCCTCAGGCGTTTTCTCACATCGGTTTGATTAGTGCTGCACGAGCCATAAATTTCGAAGAAGCACGAAACAGGTAG
- the glmS gene encoding glutamine--fructose-6-phosphate transaminase (isomerizing): protein MCGIVGYIGQAGDSRDYFALDVVLEGLRRLEYRGYDSAGVAVHANGEISYRKKAGKVAALDAEIARAPLADSILGIGHTRWATHGGPTDANAHPHVVDGGKLAVVHNGIIENFAELRSELSAKGYNFVSATDTEVAATLLAEIYNTQANGDLTKAMQLTGQRLEGAFTLLAIHADHDDRIVAARRNSPLVIGLGEGENFLGSDVSGFIDYTRKAVEMGNDQIVTITADDYQITNFDGSEAAGKPFDVEWDAAAAEKGGFDSFMDKEIHDQPAAVRDTLLGRLDEDGKLVLDELRIDEATLRSVDKIIVVACGTAAYAGQVARYAIEHWCRIPTEVELAHEFRYRDPIVNEKTLVVALSQSGETMDTLMAVRHAREQGAKVVAICNTVGSTLPREADASLYTYAGPEIAVASTKAFLAQITASYLLGLYLAQLRGNQFADEVATVLESLREMPEKIQAVIDSEEQIKKLGQDMADAKSVLFLGRHVGYPVALEGALKLKEIAYLHAEGFAAGELKHGPIALVEEGQPVFVIVPSPRGRDSLHSKVVSNIQEIRARGAVTIVIAEEGDEAVNDYANFIIRIPQSPTLMQPLLSTVPLQIFACAVATAKGFNVDQPRNLAKSVTVE, encoded by the coding sequence ATGTGTGGAATTGTTGGATATATTGGCCAGGCGGGCGACTCCCGTGATTACTTTGCGCTTGACGTCGTTTTAGAAGGACTGCGCCGACTTGAATACCGCGGTTATGATTCCGCAGGTGTAGCTGTTCATGCGAACGGTGAAATCAGCTACCGAAAGAAGGCTGGAAAGGTCGCAGCGCTTGATGCAGAGATCGCACGCGCACCGCTGGCAGATTCCATTCTGGGAATTGGTCACACCCGTTGGGCTACCCATGGTGGACCAACCGATGCAAATGCACACCCACATGTTGTTGATGGCGGCAAGTTGGCTGTCGTACACAACGGTATTATTGAAAACTTTGCAGAGCTGCGCTCAGAGCTTTCAGCTAAGGGCTACAACTTTGTTTCTGCAACTGACACTGAAGTTGCAGCAACATTGCTCGCAGAGATCTACAACACCCAGGCTAATGGTGATTTGACCAAGGCTATGCAGCTTACTGGCCAGCGTCTTGAGGGTGCATTCACCCTGCTGGCTATCCATGCTGATCATGATGATCGTATTGTTGCAGCGCGCCGCAACTCTCCTTTGGTTATCGGCTTGGGCGAGGGTGAAAACTTCCTCGGCTCCGATGTTTCTGGCTTCATCGATTACACCCGCAAGGCTGTTGAGATGGGCAATGACCAGATCGTGACCATCACTGCTGATGATTACCAGATCACCAACTTCGATGGCTCTGAAGCAGCCGGAAAGCCTTTCGACGTGGAGTGGGATGCCGCTGCTGCTGAAAAGGGTGGCTTTGATTCCTTCATGGATAAGGAAATCCACGATCAGCCAGCTGCAGTGCGTGACACCCTCTTGGGTCGTTTGGATGAGGACGGCAAGCTGGTCCTTGATGAGCTTCGTATTGATGAAGCCACCTTGCGCAGCGTGGACAAGATCATCGTTGTTGCTTGTGGTACCGCAGCTTATGCAGGTCAGGTTGCACGTTACGCAATTGAGCACTGGTGCCGTATCCCAACCGAGGTTGAGCTGGCGCATGAGTTCCGTTACCGCGATCCAATCGTCAATGAAAAGACCCTGGTCGTAGCGTTGTCTCAGTCTGGTGAGACCATGGATACCCTCATGGCTGTTCGCCACGCACGTGAGCAGGGTGCCAAGGTTGTTGCTATTTGTAACACTGTTGGTTCCACTCTTCCGCGTGAAGCAGATGCATCCCTGTACACCTACGCAGGACCTGAGATCGCAGTGGCTTCCACCAAGGCGTTCTTGGCGCAGATCACCGCGTCTTACCTGCTTGGCTTGTACTTGGCTCAGCTTCGAGGCAACCAGTTTGCAGATGAAGTTGCAACTGTTCTAGAAAGCCTTCGTGAGATGCCTGAGAAGATCCAGGCTGTTATTGATTCCGAAGAGCAGATCAAGAAGCTTGGCCAGGATATGGCTGATGCTAAGTCTGTTCTGTTCCTGGGTCGCCACGTTGGATACCCAGTTGCCCTTGAAGGTGCGCTGAAGCTCAAGGAGATCGCATACCTGCACGCTGAAGGTTTCGCAGCAGGTGAGCTCAAGCACGGCCCAATCGCGTTGGTTGAGGAAGGCCAGCCGGTCTTCGTCATTGTGCCTTCACCTCGCGGCCGTGATTCCCTGCACTCCAAGGTGGTCTCCAACATTCAGGAGATCCGCGCTCGTGGCGCTGTCACCATCGTGATTGCTGAGGAAGGCGATGAGGCGGTTAATGATTACGCGAACTTCATCATCCGCATTCCACAGTCCCCAACGTTGATGCAGCCATTGCTGTCCACGGTTCCACTGCAGATCTTCGCGTGTGCTGTGGCAACCGCGAAGGGCTTCAACGTGGACCAGCCACGTAACCTGGCAAAGTCCGTTACCGTCGAATAA
- a CDS encoding PTS mannitol transporter subunit IICBA yields the protein MSTITEAQPQKGGARVAVQKFGTFLSSMIMPNIGAFIAWGLITALFIPDGFFPNEKIGSLVGPMVTYLLPILIAYTGGRLIYDTRGGVVGAIATMGVILGTSSPVFIGEDGSGSPMFLGAMICGPLFAWLMKKIDGLWAGKIKPGFEMLVDNFSAGIFAAIGAVASMFLLTPVMNIFMELAGAAVEFLIRNNLLFLTSVLIEPAKVLFLNNAINHGVLTPLAADQAVETGKSVLYLLEANPGPGLGILLAYIFFGSGAARATAPGAAIIHFFGGIHEIYFPYVLMKPALLVAAIGGGMTGVFINTIMGAGLRSPAAPGSIIAVYASTASDSYLAVTCGVAGAAIVSFVIAGAILKFSKQSEEDIAEATAKMEAMKGKKSSVAGALTANAADAPQINKIVFACDAGMGSSAMGASVLRNKIKDAGFAGDIVVTNSAINNLKDEYDLLVVHEDLLNRAKQPTPSAVHVAVDNFMASPRYDEIVDMIREQRTGGSANADTPSAAVPAAAGATAVATAPAATATEETADAESNKILTVDNIVLGGKATDRDASIDEAGQILVAAGAVDQAYVDAMHEREKSVSTFMGNGLAIPHGTNEAKDAIHGSAISFIRYDEPIDWGGKPAKFVVGIAGADGSHLGLLSKIAKIFGNKQSVAQLEQATTAEEVLEIFGKVNS from the coding sequence ATGTCAACAATTACTGAAGCACAACCCCAGAAGGGTGGTGCACGGGTAGCAGTCCAGAAGTTCGGAACTTTCCTATCTTCAATGATTATGCCGAATATCGGTGCCTTCATTGCTTGGGGTCTGATCACGGCGCTGTTCATCCCGGATGGTTTCTTTCCAAATGAAAAAATCGGCAGCCTCGTCGGCCCGATGGTTACCTACCTTCTGCCCATTCTGATTGCTTACACCGGTGGTCGTTTGATCTACGACACTCGCGGTGGTGTCGTCGGTGCAATTGCCACCATGGGTGTCATCCTCGGTACGTCTTCACCTGTGTTTATTGGTGAAGATGGCAGTGGTTCGCCAATGTTCCTTGGAGCAATGATTTGCGGTCCTTTATTTGCTTGGTTGATGAAGAAGATTGACGGCTTGTGGGCTGGCAAGATTAAGCCGGGCTTTGAAATGCTGGTGGATAACTTCTCTGCTGGTATCTTCGCCGCGATCGGTGCCGTAGCATCGATGTTCTTGCTTACCCCAGTGATGAACATTTTCATGGAACTTGCTGGTGCAGCCGTGGAGTTCCTCATCCGCAACAACCTGCTGTTTTTGACCTCTGTGTTGATTGAACCTGCCAAGGTTTTGTTCCTCAACAACGCGATTAACCACGGTGTACTTACCCCACTTGCAGCTGACCAGGCGGTAGAAACCGGTAAGTCTGTGCTCTACCTGCTGGAAGCTAACCCAGGACCAGGTTTGGGTATTCTGCTTGCTTATATCTTCTTCGGAAGTGGCGCTGCCCGTGCAACTGCCCCCGGTGCTGCGATTATTCACTTCTTCGGTGGTATCCACGAAATTTACTTCCCATATGTTTTGATGAAGCCAGCACTGCTCGTTGCAGCTATTGGTGGCGGTATGACCGGTGTGTTTATCAACACCATCATGGGTGCAGGTCTGCGTTCTCCAGCAGCCCCAGGTTCCATCATCGCCGTATATGCATCTACCGCTTCTGATTCTTACCTTGCGGTTACCTGTGGTGTGGCCGGTGCAGCGATTGTTTCCTTCGTTATTGCTGGTGCGATTTTGAAGTTCTCCAAGCAAAGCGAAGAGGACATTGCAGAGGCAACAGCAAAGATGGAAGCCATGAAGGGCAAGAAGTCTTCTGTTGCTGGTGCTTTGACCGCAAATGCTGCTGATGCCCCACAGATCAACAAGATTGTCTTCGCTTGTGATGCTGGTATGGGTTCTTCAGCAATGGGTGCTTCAGTATTGCGCAACAAGATTAAGGATGCTGGTTTCGCTGGCGATATCGTGGTCACCAACTCTGCGATCAATAACCTTAAGGATGAATACGATCTGCTCGTGGTTCATGAGGATCTTCTTAATCGCGCAAAGCAGCCTACGCCTTCAGCCGTGCACGTAGCAGTGGACAACTTCATGGCTTCGCCACGATATGACGAAATTGTGGACATGATTCGTGAGCAACGCACTGGTGGTTCAGCTAATGCCGATACTCCAAGTGCAGCAGTTCCCGCTGCTGCTGGTGCCACTGCGGTGGCTACTGCTCCGGCAGCAACAGCTACGGAAGAAACTGCAGATGCTGAAAGCAACAAGATCTTGACCGTGGACAATATTGTTCTAGGCGGCAAGGCAACAGATCGTGATGCTTCCATTGATGAGGCCGGCCAGATTCTTGTCGCTGCAGGTGCTGTTGATCAGGCTTATGTTGATGCCATGCATGAACGTGAGAAGTCTGTGTCCACCTTCATGGGTAATGGGCTAGCGATTCCTCATGGCACCAATGAAGCTAAGGACGCTATCCACGGCTCGGCTATTTCCTTTATCCGCTATGACGAGCCAATCGATTGGGGTGGAAAGCCTGCCAAGTTCGTCGTTGGTATCGCAGGTGCAGATGGTTCTCACCTCGGTTTGTTGTCAAAGATCGCTAAAATTTTTGGAAACAAGCAGTCAGTTGCTCAATTGGAACAAGCCACCACTGCTGAAGAAGTCTTAGAGATCTTCGGAAAGGTAAACAGCTAA
- a CDS encoding mannitol-1-phosphate 5-dehydrogenase: MKALHFGAGNIGRGFVGVLLHEAGYDIVFADVADALIESLNSEDTYTVHEVGQEPRDIEVSGFSGVNSGSDLEGLQAHIVDADVITTAVGPTVLKIIAPTIAKGLKARLESGNTNKVAVMACENAINATDGLADAIRAEFPEVDQIAVFANTAVDRIVPNQAPGQGLDVTVETYYEWAVESTPFGENVPNIPGITWVEDLAPYITRKLFTVNTGHAATAYFGYQAGINKISDALEDADVHAKVAAVLGETKQLLVEKFGFEPEVQQAYVDKILHRFANPSLPDTVDRVGRAPIRKISANERFIGPAAELAEHGHNPSNLVSAVAAALAFDVEGDAEAADLQARLSQARGNREAMDALVTELTGVAADHPLFGELSEVFAHA, translated from the coding sequence ATGAAAGCACTGCATTTTGGTGCCGGAAACATCGGGCGCGGATTTGTTGGAGTGCTGCTTCACGAAGCAGGCTATGACATTGTTTTCGCTGATGTCGCGGATGCGTTGATTGAGTCTTTGAACTCGGAGGACACCTACACCGTTCATGAGGTTGGCCAAGAACCTCGTGACATTGAGGTTTCGGGTTTTTCTGGCGTGAACTCGGGGTCAGACCTGGAGGGATTGCAGGCTCATATTGTGGACGCCGATGTGATCACTACCGCTGTTGGTCCAACCGTGCTGAAAATTATCGCACCTACCATTGCGAAGGGGCTTAAAGCTCGCCTGGAGTCTGGAAACACAAACAAGGTTGCAGTTATGGCTTGTGAAAACGCCATTAACGCCACCGATGGTCTCGCAGATGCAATCCGTGCTGAGTTTCCGGAGGTAGATCAGATCGCAGTGTTTGCCAATACTGCTGTGGATCGGATTGTGCCTAATCAAGCCCCAGGGCAAGGTCTCGATGTAACAGTTGAGACGTACTACGAGTGGGCAGTGGAATCTACGCCGTTCGGAGAAAACGTTCCCAATATTCCAGGTATTACCTGGGTAGAGGATCTGGCACCGTACATCACCCGCAAGCTGTTTACGGTAAACACCGGTCACGCAGCTACCGCCTACTTCGGCTACCAGGCAGGTATCAATAAGATTTCTGATGCGTTGGAAGACGCGGATGTACACGCTAAAGTCGCCGCGGTGCTGGGGGAGACGAAGCAGTTGCTCGTCGAAAAGTTCGGTTTTGAACCGGAGGTTCAGCAGGCCTATGTGGATAAGATCCTGCATCGTTTCGCGAACCCCTCATTGCCTGACACGGTCGATCGTGTTGGACGTGCGCCAATCCGTAAGATTTCCGCCAATGAGCGATTCATCGGCCCCGCTGCAGAACTGGCAGAACACGGACATAACCCAAGCAATCTGGTGTCTGCCGTTGCAGCAGCATTAGCGTTTGATGTGGAAGGTGATGCAGAGGCTGCTGATTTGCAAGCGCGTCTTTCCCAAGCACGGGGAAACCGTGAAGCAATGGATGCGTTAGTCACTGAGCTGACTGGTGTTGCTGCCGATCATCCGCTGTTTGGTGAGTTGTCTGAAGTTTTTGCGCATGCCTAA
- the dnaG gene encoding DNA primase, translated as MVMAKGRIPESDIQAIRERTPIEEIVGDYVQLKSAGADSLKGLSPFKDEKTPSFHVRPNRGYYHCFSTGKGGDVFSFLMEMEHISFPEAVEVCAEKIGYQINYQGGGPGRREEPGTRQRLILANKAAHQFYREQLETPEAQPAREFLLQRGFGQQHIYHFECGYAPAGWDTLTKHLLKKGFEFKELEAAGLSKMGKRGPIDQFQRRLLWPIKNLSGDVIGFGARKLFDDDKMGKYMNTPETLLYKKSKVLFGLDTAKKAIAAGHQAVVVEGYTDVMAMHAAGIETAVASCGTAFGEEHLQMLRRLMLDDNYFRGELIYTFDGDEAGQKAAMRAFEGDQKFTGQSFVSVAPNGMDPCDLRLERGDAAVRDLVARRIPMFEFVIQSIISEYTLDTVEGRLAALRRAVPIVADIRDKTLQSEYARLLSGWVGWSDPAEVLRQVHAEARRPKRDKKPIRAQRFDQPLEDQSKRPTMALPNPRNPVLWQERESLKIALQHPELAGSYFDGLPTDSFTNPAYRMVRDAIGAAGGCERALDGKDWLPAVSENMTDILGTSLVSELAMEPIEVEAQDIESYTDGVLSRLQETRVGNQIAILKGQLQRMRPSEDEQAYNSLFSDLVALEQARRELLARAFRG; from the coding sequence ATGGTCATGGCAAAGGGACGTATTCCGGAAAGTGATATTCAGGCGATCCGCGAGCGCACCCCGATCGAGGAGATCGTGGGTGATTATGTGCAGCTGAAATCAGCTGGAGCAGATTCGCTCAAGGGGCTTTCTCCCTTTAAAGATGAAAAAACACCCTCGTTCCACGTACGTCCTAATCGTGGTTACTACCATTGCTTTTCTACAGGCAAGGGTGGTGATGTGTTTTCCTTCCTCATGGAAATGGAACACATTTCATTCCCCGAGGCAGTTGAGGTTTGTGCTGAGAAAATCGGCTATCAAATCAATTATCAAGGTGGTGGTCCAGGACGTCGAGAAGAACCAGGAACCCGCCAGCGTCTGATTTTGGCGAACAAGGCAGCCCACCAGTTTTATCGCGAACAATTAGAAACTCCTGAAGCCCAGCCTGCCCGCGAATTTTTACTCCAACGCGGATTTGGCCAGCAACATATTTATCACTTTGAATGCGGTTATGCCCCTGCGGGTTGGGATACGTTGACCAAACACCTGTTAAAAAAAGGCTTTGAGTTTAAAGAACTAGAAGCAGCAGGTTTATCCAAAATGGGCAAGCGTGGCCCCATTGATCAATTCCAACGCCGGTTGTTATGGCCGATCAAGAACCTTTCTGGTGATGTGATTGGTTTTGGAGCGCGTAAGCTTTTCGACGATGACAAAATGGGCAAGTACATGAATACGCCTGAAACTTTGTTGTACAAGAAGTCGAAGGTGTTGTTCGGATTAGATACGGCGAAAAAGGCTATTGCTGCCGGCCACCAGGCTGTTGTGGTGGAAGGATACACCGATGTGATGGCCATGCATGCTGCTGGTATTGAAACAGCGGTGGCATCATGTGGAACAGCATTCGGTGAAGAGCACCTCCAGATGCTGCGTCGGTTGATGTTGGATGATAACTATTTCCGTGGTGAATTGATCTACACCTTCGATGGTGATGAAGCGGGACAAAAGGCTGCCATGCGCGCCTTTGAGGGTGATCAGAAGTTCACTGGGCAGTCGTTTGTCTCTGTTGCCCCAAACGGTATGGATCCGTGCGATTTACGCCTAGAACGTGGCGATGCAGCGGTGCGTGATCTAGTGGCACGGCGTATCCCGATGTTTGAGTTCGTTATCCAATCCATCATCAGCGAATACACCCTGGATACCGTCGAAGGCCGGTTGGCTGCACTGCGTCGCGCTGTGCCGATTGTTGCTGATATTCGGGATAAAACCCTGCAATCTGAATACGCTAGGTTACTTTCTGGTTGGGTAGGGTGGTCCGACCCTGCAGAAGTACTACGCCAAGTCCATGCGGAAGCACGTCGACCCAAGCGGGATAAAAAGCCTATTCGTGCGCAGCGCTTTGATCAGCCTTTAGAAGATCAAAGCAAGCGACCCACGATGGCACTGCCGAACCCGAGAAATCCTGTGCTGTGGCAGGAGCGGGAGTCTCTTAAAATCGCACTACAGCACCCTGAGCTTGCTGGGTCATATTTTGATGGACTGCCCACCGATAGTTTTACTAATCCTGCGTACAGAATGGTTCGCGATGCTATCGGTGCAGCCGGTGGTTGCGAACGAGCTTTAGATGGAAAAGATTGGCTGCCTGCTGTATCTGAGAACATGACAGACATCTTGGGCACATCGTTAGTATCAGAGCTTGCGATGGAACCTATCGAAGTAGAGGCTCAAGATATTGAATCCTACACCGATGGCGTGCTTTCTAGGCTGCAGGAAACCCGTGTGGGCAACCAGATTGCCATTTTGAAAGGGCAGCTACAAAGAATGCGCCCCTCGGAAGATGAACAAGCCTACAACTCTTTATTTTCCGATCTGGTCGCACTCGAGCAGGCGCGCCGGGAACTGTTAGCCCGCGCGTTTAGGGGATAG
- a CDS encoding ribonuclease domain-containing protein encodes MQNSKKTLGGVLGVIVVLAAAWFGIDLSNSGQTSSSASSTSSNIPTSESISSNTSADGETCSLSELPAEAEEVVDDILAGGPFDYPDNDGVRFGNYEGTLPKESSNYYREYTVETPGLNHRGPLRIVTGGSEPEDPDVWYYTSDHYESFCAITDAEN; translated from the coding sequence ATGCAAAACAGCAAAAAGACCCTCGGAGGAGTCCTCGGAGTCATAGTTGTGCTCGCTGCAGCGTGGTTTGGCATTGATCTTTCAAACTCAGGCCAAACATCAAGCAGTGCCTCTTCTACTAGCTCTAACATTCCAACTTCTGAGTCCATTTCCAGCAACACTTCTGCTGATGGTGAAACCTGCTCTTTAAGTGAGCTACCTGCAGAAGCTGAAGAAGTAGTTGATGATATCCTTGCTGGCGGTCCTTTTGACTATCCAGACAACGACGGTGTGCGTTTTGGCAATTACGAAGGAACCTTGCCCAAAGAGTCCAGCAACTATTACCGCGAATACACTGTAGAAACTCCTGGGCTGAATCACCGCGGTCCACTGCGCATTGTTACTGGTGGATCTGAACCCGAAGACCCTGATGTCTGGTACTACACCTCAGATCACTACGAATCCTTTTGTGCGATTACTGATGCGGAGAACTAG
- a CDS encoding deoxyguanosinetriphosphate triphosphohydrolase yields MYPYTDADACRRHPEPLKSSQLHTSARDTRSAFARDRARVLHSAALRRLADKTQVVGPNDGDTPRTRLTHSLEVAQIARGIGAGLDLDPDLCDLAGLCHDIGHPPYGHNGENALNEVAAACGGFEGNAQTLRILTRLEPKVISENDESFGLNLSRAALDAACKYPWAKTNADGTVNKKYSAYDEDAEILSWIRQGHDDLRPPIEAQVMDFSDDIAYSVHDVEDGIVSGRIDLKVLWDLVELVALAEKGALAFGGSPAELIEGAATLRELPVVAAAADFDFSLRSYAALKAMTSELVGRYVGSTIAATKKHHQGFDVGRMHGDLIIPETAAREVKLLKTLAVLYVMDDPGHLARQDRQRDRIFRVFDYLVLGAPGSLDPMYRQWFVEADSDAARVRVVVDQIASMTESRLERLARHAADISGFLG; encoded by the coding sequence ATGTACCCCTATACCGACGCAGATGCTTGTCGACGCCACCCTGAGCCTTTAAAGTCCAGCCAGCTGCACACTAGCGCGCGAGATACCCGCAGCGCATTCGCCCGTGACCGGGCTCGCGTGCTGCACTCAGCGGCGCTACGCCGCCTCGCTGATAAAACCCAAGTGGTTGGTCCGAATGATGGCGATACTCCACGCACGCGTTTAACCCACTCGCTTGAAGTTGCTCAAATTGCCCGCGGTATTGGTGCCGGTCTTGATCTTGATCCTGACTTGTGCGATCTGGCAGGGCTGTGCCATGACATTGGTCATCCCCCGTACGGGCACAATGGTGAAAATGCACTCAATGAAGTAGCAGCAGCATGCGGTGGTTTTGAAGGAAATGCACAAACGTTACGCATCTTGACGAGGCTAGAACCAAAAGTAATTTCCGAAAACGATGAAAGCTTTGGGCTAAACCTTTCCAGAGCCGCTCTTGATGCGGCCTGTAAATATCCGTGGGCAAAGACCAACGCGGATGGCACCGTGAACAAAAAGTACAGTGCTTATGACGAGGATGCTGAAATTCTTTCCTGGATTAGGCAAGGTCATGACGATCTTCGCCCACCTATTGAAGCCCAGGTCATGGACTTTTCCGATGATATTGCGTATTCAGTACACGACGTTGAAGATGGCATTGTCTCCGGTCGAATCGATCTAAAAGTCTTATGGGATTTAGTTGAGTTGGTTGCTCTGGCAGAAAAAGGCGCACTGGCGTTCGGAGGAAGCCCAGCAGAGCTTATTGAAGGTGCAGCCACCTTAAGAGAACTCCCCGTTGTGGCAGCTGCTGCAGATTTCGATTTTTCACTTCGCTCCTACGCCGCACTTAAAGCCATGACTTCGGAATTAGTGGGACGATACGTCGGATCAACAATCGCAGCCACCAAAAAACATCACCAAGGTTTCGACGTGGGACGCATGCACGGAGATCTGATTATTCCTGAAACCGCTGCCCGCGAAGTAAAACTTCTGAAAACTTTAGCTGTTCTCTACGTCATGGATGATCCGGGGCATCTAGCTAGACAAGACCGCCAACGTGATCGAATCTTCAGGGTGTTTGATTACCTTGTGTTGGGCGCGCCAGGCTCATTGGATCCGATGTATCGACAGTGGTTTGTTGAAGCGGACTCAGATGCAGCCCGAGTACGAGTAGTGGTGGATCAAATTGCATCCATGACGGAGTCACGCTTGGAGCGTCTTGCCAGGCATGCTGCTGACATTTCAGGATTTCTGGGATAG